The DNA segment AGATTTTTACCTAAGACTGCCCTGAATGGTGCCCATATCAAAAGATGCTTTCTAAAGCTAAATTATCAGCTTAATAGATCTCCATGTATTGATTTAAATACATAACCTGCACCTATAAAATTGCTTCTGTGGGGAAAAAAGGGATATTCTGATTTCAgagtaaattaaaaatcaatttataaacTCACTTTTAAAAACTCTGCTTTGACTggttctttcactcaacatttattgagtgtttttcATGTTATCAGACATCAGACACTGTTGTAGTCAcatgtgaacaaaacaaaaatccttgCCCTGATGGAGCTGACATTCTAGAGAGGAGAGGCAGTTAAATAATGAACATAATAAAGAGTTGGTATAGTGTGttatgggtttctctggtggctcagacggtgaagaatccacttgagatgcaggagacccaggttcaatccctggagtgggaagatcctctagagaagggaagggctaccaaGTCAAGTgctaaggaataaaaaaaaagtagtgcAGAGTTAGAAGGATGGGGCTGGGTGTCAATTTTAAATAGGACAGTCGTTGACAAGGTTACATTTAAGCAAAGTGTGAAGGGAGCCAGCCAAGGGAGTTGAACCTACCTGGGGAAAGAGCCAGTGCCAATGCCCTGAGGCAGAAGCCTACTTAGTGAGTCTGAAGAACAGAAGGTAGGCCACTGTAGTTGGAAGTGGGTGGGAGAGACAAGAGGATATGGTCAGAGAGGTAAGCTGGGTAGTGGCAGGGAGGGAACCGAACAAATCATGGACAGCCTTGTAAGCTACTGAAAAGCCTCTGAGAGAGATAGCAGTCACTTGTATTAGGCTGGTTTAAAGTAAGGCCCTgagctgtgctaagttgctttagttgtgtgtaactctttgcaaccctcatggactgtaatccgccaggttcccctgtccatgggattctacagacaggaatactggagtgggatgccatgtccttctctagggacatggggatcttcctgactcaggagtcATATgggcatctcttacctctcctgcattggcaggtgggttctttatatGACTAGCACCATTTGGGAAGTCCACCTGTATCAAAACAATTCCTCTTattccttgtctcctgtactTCAATTTGAATGTGGAAACAATCTAATTGAGATCTTGttaaaagtcaaattttaaaTTAGGAGGTCTGAGGGGGGCCtaaaattctgcatttttaacGAGCTTGCAGGTAATGCCAGACTGCCAGTCGACAACCCCACATTGACTAATGAGAGTGAAGAACCAATGGGCTTTGAGGCTTTCTCCTCCATTGGTTGGTTTCAAGGGCCTTCTTGTTCCCTTTGAGCTTAAAAGGACATCCTGAAAGCTTTCATACTGGTCATAACCTCGTCAGTGGCCTCACTATTTCATGTCCTTTCACCTGGCTAGTAAAGGTATGGTCCAGAGCTCTCTTGGGAATATGAGATATGTTGTTTGGCTGTTTCCATGCAGGGTCTAAGAAGTTTCTAGGGCCTCCTTACTGCCACTATGGGGGCTCTGCTTCTAAaccttcacctgggaagccctgctctaCTCCTTGAATGATAATAGTTCTCTGAACACATTCCTGTCTTACTCCAATTATAGCAAGTAATTCTGACTTGTAGCCTTCACTCCTGGTCCTATATCTTGAATGATAGCCTGACTCTATAAACTAGGCCTGAGGCAGCTAGAGGATTTGGGTGATGGTCCTGGGACGAAGAGGTGCTCAGCTGATGCTGGTGCAACAGGTAAGGTTGAACTTTGTTTTTCCCCCTGTGCAGTGCAGCTAGTGAGATCTTAGCTTcctcaccagggactgaacccttgcaTTTTGCAGTGGAAGCTGAGTACCAACCATTGGACaactagggaagtcctgagtcTGACTTTCATAAAAACTAATGAAGTAATTTACAGCTGAACAGGCCTGGAAGGACTAGACACTTGTGAATATAAAACAAAGGTTATGAGTCAGACAGACTTGGGTTAGAATTATGCTTCCACGCCTTACTGTGTTATGCCAAGAATGTTCCTTGGCATCTCTGAACCATAGTTATCTCACCTGGAAAATGAGAATGATAAGGATACCTCCTTCATACATTGAGAAAAGGCATATGAGGCATGTAGAAAAGTGCCTGATATAATGATACTCATAAAATACTAGTTGCTATTAGTTTTATAATTACTGTTAAAATCCAACCACACGTCACATCGCTTTGTGGCCTGGCATTACGGTACTTACCTTTAAAGTCCCTGGAGTTAAAAGTACCAGGGCACATCCCTCAGCAAAGTCTTTCAAAGATGAGACAGACCAGGAGCAGGTTCATCATGGCAGTTGTTACAGTAGATAATGGCAGGAACTTTAGTTAGTTTAGAAAGCATATGATGGGGGTACTGATAATGATGACTGTCTTGAGGGTATCTTGTAGAAGAGGACCCTGAGAGCACACCTGAGACCAAAGGGGAAAGTCTTTTTTTtggaagaccaaaaaaaaaaaaaaggaaacggAAGCACATCCCTCTGTAACCTGTGAGTGAGTTGAGGGGTGAAATAGAGGGGTGGGGGCGCCCGCGAGGGTCGGCGGCTCTTGCGCAGCTGCGGCGGCGGAACCAATCAGCGGGTGCATCCCGTCCTCGCGCGACGGTACAGTCGTGCCGTCGTGACGTCGGCGGTTGCCATGGAGCGCCCCACTCTGTAGGGCCGCGAGCCGGCGCCAGGGGGGCCACGGGGTCGTATCGCGGCTTTGAGGTCTAGTCGGCAGCCGCCATGAGCGGCCGGAGTAAGGGGAGAAGGTCCTCCCGCGCCAAAGGCCGTGGCAAGAGCCGCGCCAAAGGCCGAGTCCGCGCCGCGCCTGACGACGCCCCACGCGACCCGGACCCTCCAGAGTGCCAGAGGCTCGGGGAGGAGACCAAGGCGGCACAGGTGCAGGCTGGCGCGGTTTGGGGTGGCCCGGAAGGCGCTGCGCCGGCGCCGCCCCGCCGGCCCGGGGAAGAGGCTGCCTGCCGGCTGCCCCTAGATTGTGGCCTCGCGCTCCGGGCCCGGGCGGCGGGGACTCGCGGGCAGGCGGTGACCAGGCCCTGCCTGGTCAAGGCCACATCCTTCCCGGAGCGCCTGGTGAGTGACACCGTCTTCGTGGGAACCGTGGGCACCGTGGCGAGGCCGAGAAACGGGCCCCGCGTCGGAAGCCGGCGAGGCCCCGCCGCGAAGAAGGCCCCAGATACCTGTAGTGCGGTGGGAAGGGGGTCTGCGGCCTTGGCCGGTGGGAAGCCAAAGAAAGGGCCCGCGGCGGAGGCCGCCTCCGTCCCCGGGGGCGAGGAGAAGGTGGAGAACGCGGGGTCAGGGCCCCCGGCGACAGAGGGCAGCATGGATACGCTGGAGAACGTCCAGCTGAAGCTGGAGACCATGAACGCCCAGGCGGACCGGGCCTACCTGCGGCTCTCCCGCAAGTTTGGGCAGTTGCGGCTGCACCACCTAGAGCGCAGGAACCTCCTTATCCAGAATATTCCAGGCTTCTGGGGGCAGGCCTTTCAGAACCACCCCCAGCTCTCGTCCTTCCTGAATAACCAGGATAAAGAGGTCCTCAGCTTCTTGAATAGCTTGGAGGTGGAAGAGCTTGGCCTGGCGAGACTGGGCTACAAAATCAAGTTCTATTTCGGGCGCAACCCCTATTTCCAAAATAAGGTGCTCATCAAGGAATACGGGTGCGGCCCTTCGGGTCAGGTGGTGTCTCGTTCCACTCCAATCCAGTGGCTCCCCGGGCACGACCTCCAGACCCTTAGCCAGGGGAACCCCGACAACAGCCGGAGCTTCTTTGGGTGGTTTTCAAACCACAGCTCCATCGAGTCTGACAAGATTGTGGAGATAATCAACGAGGAATTGTGGCCCAATCCCTTACAGTACTACCTGATGAGTGAAGGGGCCCgtgcagagaaaggaaaggagggcagGCCGGGTCCTGCGAGGCCGCCAGGGGAGACCCCGGAACCTGGGGTAAACAAGTCCAACTGATCGTGCTCAAGTCTGCGTCCTGCGTCCTACCTCCTACTGGCCCCCGTGCCCGGCTGGCCTTGGGTGTTTGGCTGTCTGCCTTCTCTTCGTGTTGGCCTCTGCACACTATTCCTGTTGGACTTCGGTTTCAAGAATATGGCGTTTATGATCATGTTCTTTTGCCTCCCGTGACGTTCTTGCTTTCTCTACATTAGTATCATACGTTTTGTGATCTCGCCCCTCCTGTTCATATGTTAAACTcacttgattccagcgtgtgttGCCTCTCTCTACATTGCTTGGACCCTGTTCTTGGCTCTGGCGTTTCCCACCTGGCTTTCACATGGACACTCGTGAGTCAATCAGCAGGAGGACCAGCGCATCCTAAGCTCTGCTACTTCAGGACTGGTGACTTGCTGGGCTTCGAGTTCATGCCAGCCATGCATGCCATCTGTGGCAAGCTTTTTGGTGGCCACTGCAGAATGAAGCTAGTGCATGTGGCATTGGCCATCAGCCAAAACTGATTGTCTCTTGGCTCTGGGGTCACCAGCCAAGGTGCCACCTGCAGGATCTCTGGCTTTGGCCAGGGACCCATGCTGCCCTCCTAGACAACGGGTTGAGGTTCAGGGTGAGAAGCAGTTTGCTGTGGGTTTTGTACTGTTCTGCATCTCTTCCTGCCTCTGGGCCTTTCTTCGTGGTAAACCTTTGTCAAGGTCTGCACCATACCTCATCACTGTCAGGCCATTGAGTTTTGTCTAGGTTGCCAGTTGGCCCCAATTGGCTTCCTGGGCAACAAGGACCTCGAGAACTACCTGTGGACACAGGCCCTCTGCCGGTGCATGAGACACACACCTACCCTCTCCAGCCTTCCAGGAACCCTGCTGGCTGCTGGACTGATGGGCAGGCTGGTACGTGTGGACATGTGCTCACTGTCGTCAAGCTGTGGCTCCAGGTGAGGGTGGCGACCGGACTCACTTAACATCTAGGTACCTTTATCCactccccccatccctgcctcACACGTAACCGGAATGCTATAGTGGGGTTGCTGGGGAAGGGAGATTTCTGATCTGTGGGCCTGTGTCTACTTCAGCTCACGCCTCTACACCTCCTTCCTCAATCCTCTTTCTGTTCCCTtaccctctcttccttctcccctctgtCCCTGTGCTTGTCCCCcactcctctctttctttcttttttttggtttcagtAGTGGTACttctgaaagagaaaacagagagagaaaacaaaacagttgtGAAACCAGGGTTTTCTGCGTACAGCTAGCGAGTTGGCTGGGGCCTTGTTAAACACAGGCACACCCTGGGCTGGAATAGGGTAGAGGAAGCCAGAAGCCAGGTGGGTCTGCGGTCATGTCCTGCTCCCTCCCGCCTTCCGGGTCCCTCTGTAATTCTGACATGGAGATTCCTCACATGCAGCGCATCTGCTAGAACGGCCACCCCGGGCAGCAGTGCTGGGGACCAGGGTCACTCCTGCTTTGGCCTTGTTCTCTGCCTCCTAAGGCCTGGCTGCCTTCTGTTCCCTCTGGGCAAGCGTCTCTCATCCCCCAGCTCTCACCCTCAGCAGTGaggtttcttccttttctctaggCTTCTACCTTCACATACCCTTGGGAGTAGACTGTAGCCTTCAGTATGGGGGATCCCAAGGCTGCCCTGGGGCGTGGGGACAGGGGAAGGGGGAGTGCCTTTTCTGAATCTCCAGGGCTCATTTCCAGCGGGTGTAAAAGCTGAGCTGTGCCCTTCCTGCCTAGGCTCATCTGTGCCCTCTTTCCCCCTCATCCCTCAGGGTGGGGTAAGTACTGAGGGGGTGTGTCCTTGCCTTCACCCTAATCTCTCTCTCCTTACGGAAGACCTCCTTCTGAGTTTCCCATGGGCTAGGGAAGTCTTGCCTCAAGAGCTGTCAAGAGGGTGTTTGGGGCAGGCGAGCTGGGGCAAAAACCTAGAGCGGGAATAAGCCTGGTGTGGAGAGGGCTTGGCAAAGCAGCTCGAAGTGGCTTGAGGATCCTCCAGGAGAGTATAGCTATCTCTCAGAGATAGAAGGGACGGGAAGGAGCGTTCCCTAGGGCAGGGACAGGAGAATTAAAGGGCAGTGGGCAAGTGTTTTGCTGAGGCGAGGGTATGCCCAAACTTTTGTccaaaaatctttcatttttggtAGATTTTATAAATCACAAAAACAGTCTGAATAACATTACTTtggattctttctcttttctaggtGTGGCCCTGTGTTTTGTAGAAGATTATGTGCTACTTATTTTGTTTCTGAGTAAATCTtatcattttccccattttttgccTAATGGGAAAATAGAGCTGTAtaggttggctttttttttttttttttaaagctttttcctCTATTATGGACATTTTCAGACATGCACAGAAATGGAGAGACCTCGTGTGCCGTCACCTAGCTACATCATTTATCAGTTATGGTCAACCCAGTTTCATCTACATCTCCATCTCCCTGCCTGTATTGTTGATCGAAAGTCCAAGACACTGTGCCAATTCAACTGGGACCACTTTGGGAGACTGAGACACTCTGCTGGTGGTGATCGTGGTGGGCTGCACTCTCACTACCGTATCAGATCTGCCTTTTGCTTTTCATGTTAACTAATGACGTTCCAGAGATGGGCCTTAGAAACAAAAGTCTTCAGAGTTGACAAGAAGTCTTAGAAAGTGATGAAGCTGCCTTTTCCCTGTGTCCACAAGAGGAAAGAGAGACTGCTCTGTTGTAAACTCTTTCAAAGACTTATCTTTCAGTCTTTGATAAGGTGCTTACTTGAGACCTTTCACCAGAATaacagtctttttttcccctctaagacGGAGACTTTGTGTGACTATTACAATTATCAGCGTGTCCTGGTCTCATGATATAACTCTGAACTTGAAAGTAAAGTATAATTTGGAAATTGTTTCTGTGTTCTGTGAAAATAACCTCCCCAAAGTAATCAGTAACCGGTTGTCTTACTTGGTAATTTGGCACTCTGGTAATAATGCAATTATTTCTCTGTTCTGAAACAGTATAAACAGTTGTAAGCTTGCATGTGTGATGGAAACAATAAAAGCTTGTAtctctattatattttattatttttaaaaaagaattggaaGGTTAAGCAGAGGCTGGGTAGTCGACGGCATGTATACTGTGGCATACGTGAGTGATTCCTAAGCCTCAGGCCCTTGTGTGACTAGCtctataacaatatataaaattctGATTTCCAAGCCCTTATCAGAGATTGAGATCCTGTGGTTCTGGGAAGAAGCCATGCAGTCTTGTTTTTAGCAAGCTTTCCAAGTGATTCTAGTGCAAAGCCAATGCTTCTCAAATTTTAGAGTTCCTCTGAATC comes from the Bos indicus isolate NIAB-ARS_2022 breed Sahiwal x Tharparkar chromosome 14, NIAB-ARS_B.indTharparkar_mat_pri_1.0, whole genome shotgun sequence genome and includes:
- the TSPYL5 gene encoding testis-specific Y-encoded-like protein 5, producing MSGRSKGRRSSRAKGRGKSRAKGRVRAAPDDAPRDPDPPECQRLGEETKAAQVQAGAVWGGPEGAAPAPPRRPGEEAACRLPLDCGLALRARAAGTRGQAVTRPCLVKATSFPERLVSDTVFVGTVGTVARPRNGPRVGSRRGPAAKKAPDTCSAVGRGSAALAGGKPKKGPAAEAASVPGGEEKVENAGSGPPATEGSMDTLENVQLKLETMNAQADRAYLRLSRKFGQLRLHHLERRNLLIQNIPGFWGQAFQNHPQLSSFLNNQDKEVLSFLNSLEVEELGLARLGYKIKFYFGRNPYFQNKVLIKEYGCGPSGQVVSRSTPIQWLPGHDLQTLSQGNPDNSRSFFGWFSNHSSIESDKIVEIINEELWPNPLQYYLMSEGARAEKGKEGRPGPARPPGETPEPGVNKSN